The genomic segment GCCTTTCCACGGCATGGATGATCAGCGTTACGGATCCCAACCGCGTCCGAGATTCCCCAACGACGAATGGATGGAACAAACACGCACCCGTTGGACGGGTCCGTGGAATTTCGCGCGCCGAAATCCCCGCGCCTCCGCAGTTCCCTGAGGGCAAGTCGGGCTGGCTGCTCGATTCGTCCTGCTGCAACGCGTCAGGCTGGGTCATGGCTTGGTTCGACCGGCCACTGGAAACACACGTTGAAACCGTCCGGATCGGTCGCCTACAACTGCTTCATGCCGCAAGGAGCGATGGCCGGTTCCGTCACTGGGATGCCTTTCGCCTGTAGGTGCCGATACGCGGCGTCCACGTCCGGGCATCCGAAGTAGAGCACGGTGTCGAGATGGGCCGCGACACGGTCCGGATCGGGGGCGGTCGGTCGATCGGGCTTTTCGTGGGCGGTGTTGAGCATCAACTCGATGCTATCGCGCCGGAGCAGCACGCAGCCTATGTCATCCACTGGACCGGCTTGCGCGACGAGTTCAAATCCCAGCGCGTCGCGGTAGAACGCCAGCGACGTCGG from the Verrucomicrobiota bacterium genome contains:
- a CDS encoding VOC family protein — encoded protein: MSIPIEGLAPMLQIFDMPTSLAFYRDALGFELVAQAGPVDDIGCVLLRRDSIELMLNTAHEKPDRPTAPDPDRVAAHLDTVLYFGCPDVDAAYRHLQAKGIPVTEPAIAPCGMKQL